In one Acanthochromis polyacanthus isolate Apoly-LR-REF ecotype Palm Island chromosome 20, KAUST_Apoly_ChrSc, whole genome shotgun sequence genomic region, the following are encoded:
- the LOC110952621 gene encoding uncharacterized protein LOC110952621, whose protein sequence is MSRNYLSKNDELRKGDSLFSNNREWKAVFQNDGNFAIYGWKPVWASDTAGSDAVRVCMQADCNLVMYNACDKPRWHTNSAKDCCNMCRLQLTDDGKLVVYREGQEIWSSADSKGMK, encoded by the exons ATGAGCAGGAACTACTTGTCCAAAAATGACGAGCTCCGCAAGGGAGACTCCCTCTTTTCCAACAACAGGGAGTGGAAGGCAGTTTTCCAG AATGATGGTAACTTTGCCATCTATGGCTGGAAGCCTGTGTGGGCTTCAGACACTGCTGGATCGGATGCTGTCCGCGTGTGCATGCAGGCTGACTGCAACCTGGTCATGTACAATGCATGTGACAAGCCGAGGTGGCACACAAACTCTGCCAAAGATTGCTGCAACATGTGCCGCCTTCAGCTGACTGATGATGGAAAACTGGTGGTTTACAGAGAAGGTCAAGAAATCTGGAGCTCTGCCGACTCCAAGGGCATGAAATGA